From Nicotiana tabacum cultivar K326 chromosome 20, ASM71507v2, whole genome shotgun sequence, one genomic window encodes:
- the LOC107809360 gene encoding paired amphipathic helix protein Sin3-like 3 isoform X3: MMGGSSANKLTTNDALSYLKAVKEIFQDRRDKYDEFLEVMKDFKAQRIDTSGVIARVKELFKGHRSLIMGFNTFLPKGYEITNPEDEPPVKKPVEFEEAISFVNKIKTRFQGDDFVYKSFLDILNMYRKENKSIAEVYNEVSYLFRGHPDLLEEFTHFLPDAMAAARARQAQAHRAPILRYDAKSSSMTTARHMHVEKKATSHVDRPDPEYEETTMKTERDRRDPQYEDRELDRKSVHRDTAVDQFEHSMQDHGFAYCERVKERLQDIGDRNQFFKCLHIYSKEIVTRPQLQSLVSSLLVKHPDLMDGFDEFISHCDRTDGYLAAILSKTRSSWNDEHIPKLDKVEDRDKDRDCEWEDRNRVRETRERDRPDRSVAYGSKDIQGQKMSLYPSKDKYAAKPIHELDLSNCESCSPSYRLLPKNYPIPLASQRTEIGADVLNDLWVSVTSGSEDYSFKHMRKNQYEESLFRCEDDRFELDMLLESVNATTKRVEELLNKINDNTIASDSHIRIEEHFTALNLRCIERLYGDHGLDVMDVLRKNAPLALPVILTRLKQKQEEWARCRSDFNKVWAEIYAKNYHKSLDHRSFYFKQQDTKSLSTKALLAEIKEISENKCKEDDVLLSVAAGNGQPIIPHLEFEYPDSDIHEDLYQIIKYSCSEVCTREQLDKVMKIWTTFLEPIFGVPRQPQGAGDGGDVEKAKNQNAIGNTAIDGERAGSPASDSGMNCRQSSSRNGDEEPPPQHSISSRVRIANGENGFKDDKSPDATGVTLKIVTSRTLLQHGKAAADPKMADAASGLSRESFGADQLVLSNSTVVEESHGRVCRETASGHGAGTSRPSSSSIKCELEIKSSNDSKDGGLVDPKAEGVKVEKCLEESIGKCKLEREEGELTPNGDFEDNFTPSNEGGPNVSHSLKGSSSSKLYQSGHREVVRGGERGCENDADDEGEASAHGTSEDSENASENCDVSGSESANGEGSHEEEREDGDNDENDNKAESEGEVEGTADVHDAEGDGSVMPFSERLQHTSRPLTKQVPSIFHDREKESRIFYGNDSFYVLFRLHQTLYERLQKAKSHSSSSEHRWRVSNAINPTESYARFMSALYNLLDGSSDNAKFEDDCRAIIGAQSYLLFTLDKLIYKIVKQLQTIATDELESKLLQLYAYETSRKSSTFSDVVYHENVRVLLHEESIYRIACSSTPTRLSIQLMDYVHDKPEMSAVSMDPNFAAYLSNELLSVIPQKKENPGVFLTRNKRKYGFGDETFPGAVMEGVQIINGLECKIACSSSKVSYVLDTEDFLIRSRKRRRTLKDKFSSNGHSKSLNGSSKVQRFRRLLFS, from the exons TGGAAGCAGTGCGAATAAGCTAACAACAAACGATGCCCTTTCCTATCTAAAGGCAGTGAAGGAAATCTTTCAGGACAGAAGGGACAAATATGATGAGTTTCTTGAAGTCATGAAAGATTTCAAGGCTCAAAG AATTGACACTTCTGGTGTCATAGCGAGGGTGAAGGAATTATTCAAAGGGCATCGAAGCCTAATTATGGGGTTCAATACATTTTTGCCCAAGGGATATGAGATCACCAATCCTGAGGACGAACCTCCAGTGAAAAAGCCAGTTGAATTTGAAGAAGCAATCAGTTTTGTAAACAAGATAAAG ACTAGATTTCAAGGTGATGATTTCGTATATAAATCatttcttgatattttaaatatgtatagaaaggaaaacaagtcCATTGCAGAAGTTTATAATGAG GTCTCCTACCTTTTCCGTGGCCATCCTGATTTGCTTGAAGAGTTCACCCATTTTTTACCTGATGCCATGGCTGCAGCCCGAGCTCGTCAGGCTCAAGCTCATAGGGCCCCTATCCTGCGTTATGATGCGAAAAGCTCTTCGATGACCACGGCAAGGCACATGCACGTCGAGAAG AAGGCTACTTCACATGTCGATCGGCCTGATCCAGAATACGAAGAAACAACGATGAAAACTGAAAGGGATAGAagggatccacaatatgaggataGAGAGCTGGACAGAAAATCTGTTCATAGAGATACTGCTGTTGACCAGTTTGAACACA GTATGCAGGACCATGGTTTTGCTTACTGTGAGCGGGTTAAGGAAAGATTACAGGATATCGGAGATCGAAATCAGTTTTTTAAGTGCCTTCATATCTATAGCAAGGAAATAGTTACAAGACCACAATTACAATCCCTG GTTAGCAGCTTACTCGTGAAACATCCAGATCTCATGGACGGATTTGATGAATTTATTTCTCACTGTGACAGGACAG ATGGTTATCTTGCTGCTATTCTGAGCAAAACAC GATCCTCATGGAACGATGAACACATTCCCAAGTTGGATAAAGTAGAAGACCGGGACAAAGACCGAGATTGTGAGTGGGAAGACAGGAATAGAGTCCGCGAAACAAGAGAAAGAGATAGACCTGATAGAAGCGTCGCCTATGGAAGTAAAGATATACAAGGGCAGAAGATGTCTTTGTACCCAAGCAAGGATAAATACGCAGCAAAACCTATACATGAACTTGATCTCTCCAACTGTGAAAGTTGCTCACCGAGTTATCGGCTTCTTCCAAAGAAT TATCCAATTCCATTAGCGAGTCAGCGAACCGAGATTGGTGCTGATGTACTAAATGATCTCTGGGTATCGGTGACATCAGGAAGTGAGGATTACTCTTTTAAACATATGCGCAAAAACCAGTATGAAGAAAGCTTGTTCCGATGTGAAGATGACAG GTTTGAGCTGGATATGCTTTTAGAGTCTGTCAATGCAACAACAAAACGTGTTGAAGAATTGCTTAACAAGATCAATGATAATACTATTGCCAGTGATAGTCATATCCGTATTGAAGAACATTTTACTG CTCTGAATCTAAGGTGCATTGAACGTCTCTACGGTGACCACGGGCTTGATGTTATGGATGTGTTAAGGAAGAATGCACCACTTGCCCTTCCAGTTATACTCACTCGCTTGAAGCAGAAACAAGAGGAGTGGGCAAGGTGTCGTTCTGATTTTAATAAAGTTTGGGCTGAAATTTACGCTAAGAACTATCACAAATCACTGGATCATCGTAGCTTTTATTTCAAGCAGCAGGACACGAAAAGCTTGAGCACAAAAG CACTGCTGGCTGAGATCAAAGAAATCAGTGAAAATAAGTGCAAAGAAGATGATGTGCTTCTCTCTGTTGCTGCTGGAAATGGGCAACCAATTATCCCTCACCTGGAGTTCGAGTATCCTGATTCTGACATCCATGAAGACCTTTATCAAATCATTAAGTATTCATGTAGTGAAGTTTGTACAAGAGAACAGTTGGATAAAGTCATGAAGATTTGGACCACCTTCCTGGAACCAATATTTGGTGTTCCTCGTCAACCTCAGGGTGCAGGGGATGGTGGAGATGTTGAAAAGGCTAAAAATCAAAATGCTATAGGTAACACAGCAATTGATGGGGAAAGGGCTGGTAGCCCTGCTAGTGACTCAGGCATGAATTGCAGACAAAGCAGTTCCAGGAATGGAGATGAAGAGCCTCCACCTCAGCATTCAATTTCTTCCAGAGTTCGGATTGCAAATGGTGAAAATGGGTTTAAGGATGATAAATCTCCTGATGCAACTGGTGTGACACTGAAAATTGTCACTTCAAGGACCCTCCTTCAGCATGGAAAGGCAGCCGCTGATCCCAAAATGGCGGATGCAGCATCTGGTCTCAGCAGAGAGTCTTTTGGTGCTGACCAGCTAGTGCTTTCAAACAGCACGGTTGTGGAGGAAAGCCATGGAAGAGTCTGTAGAGAAACTGCTTCAG GGCATGGTGCAGGTACTTCCAGACCTAGTAGTTCCTCAATCAAATGTGAACTTGAGATTAAATCTTCTAATGACTCAAAG GATGGAGGGTTGGTGGACCCAAAGGCAGAAGGTGTCAAGGTTGAGAAATGTCTTGAAGAATCCATAGGAAAATGTAAACTTGAGAGAGAAGAGGGCGAATTAACTCCAAATGGTGATTTTGAGGATAATTTTACACCATCAAATGAAGGTGGTCCAAATGTATCACATAGTTTAAAGGGAAGTTCAAGTAGTAAGCTGTACCAAAGTGGACATAGAGAAGTAGTTCGTGGTGGAGAGAGAGGATGTGAGAATGATGCTGATGATGAAGGGGAAGCAAGTGCTCACGGGACATCAGAGGATAGTGAGAATGCTTCTGAAAATTGTGATGTTTCAGGTAGTGAGTCTGCCAATGGAGAAGGTTCTCACGAAGAAGAGCGTGAAGATGGGGACAATGATGAGAATGATAACAAGGCAGAGAGTGAAGGAGAGGTGGAAGGAACTGCTGATGTCCATGATGCTGAAGGAGATGGTTCTGTTATGCCATTTTCAGAACGTCTTCAACATACATCCAGGCCTCTCACAAAGCAAGTTCCTTCTATATTTCATGACAGAGAGAAGGAATCACGTATATTTTATGGAAATGATTCATTTTATGTGCTGTTCAGACTTCACCAG ACATTGTATGAAAGACTACAGAAAGCAAAATCGCATTCTTCGTCATCTGAACACAGATGGAGAGTCTCAAATGCTATAAACCCCACTGAATCATATGCCAG ATTCATGAGTGCACTTTATAACCTGCTGGATGGTTCCTCTGACAATGCAAAGTTTGAGGATGACTGCCGAGCTATTATTGGAGCTCAGTCATATCTTCTCTTCACCTTAGACAAACTGATATACAAAATTGTCAAACAG CTACAGACAATTGCAACTGATGAGTTGGAAAGTAAACTTCTCCAACTGTATGCTTATGAAACCTCAAGAAAATCTAGCACATTTTCGGATGTAGTTTACCATGAAAATGTGCGTGTTCTTCTTCATGAAGAGAGCATATACAGAATAGCATGT TCATCTACACCAACACGTCTATCCATACAACTCATGGACTATGTTCATGATAAGCCTGAGATGTCTGCGGTGTCAATGGACCCGAATTTTGCAGCTTATTTGAGCAATGAACTCCTCTCTGTTATTCCTCAGAAGAAGGAGAACCCTGGGGTGTTCTTGACAAG AAACAAGCGGAAGTATGGATTTGGAGATGAGACTTTTCCAGGTGCAGTTATGGAAGGAGTTCAAATTATTAATGGTCTAGAATGTAAGATAGCATGCAGTTCATCAAAG GTCTCTTACGTTTTAGACACTGAAGATTTCTTGATCCGGTCAAGAAAAAGGCGGAGAACATTGAAGGACAAATTTTCATCCAATGGCCACTCGAAGTCTTTGAATGGTTCTAGTAAAGTACAACGTTTCCGCAGATTACTCTTCAGTTGA